The genomic interval TGTCGATAAACATAGCCCCACGGCCAAGTCGGTACAGAATCGATTCCGATTAGTGTTTCAGGTGGTAAACAAATACGTAAGCGCACCGCCGCCTGAAAACCCACCTGAAAGTTGGAGGCTCGATCCGCCGCACGCCCGTCGCCCAACCCCAGCCGACGAGATGGTGATGTCGCAGCTAAGCGGGAGCATCAAAGGCGCGCTAGCGCGGATGTCCAAGGCAATGGTGGTGGACGAGAAGGTGCTCAACGACTGCGTAAACGAGATCTCGCGCGCGCTCCTGCAGGCCGACGTCCGCTTCGAGACGGTCCGCGGCGTGCAGGCCAGCATCAAGAGCACCGTCAACCTGCAGGCGCTCGCGGACGGCACCAACAAGCGCCGCGTCATCCATCGGGCCGTCGTGGCCGAGCTGCGCCGGATGCTGGACCCCGGGACCGGGAAGCCGTCCTTCACCCCGAGCAAAGGGAGGAAGCCGGCCAGCGTGGTGATGTTCGTCGGCCTGCAGGGCTCCGGGAAGACCACCACCTGCGTCAAGTACGCGGACTACCACCGCCGGACGAAGGGGTTCAGCCCGGCGCTGGTCTGCGCCGACACGTTCCGCGCGGGCGCCTTGGACCAGCTGAAGCAGAGCGCGACGAAAGCCGGCATCCCGTTCTACGGGAGCCACACCGAGTCGGACCCCGTGAAGGTCGCCGTCGACGGCGTGGACAGGTTCAGGAACGAGGAGGGCTGCGACCTCATCGTGGTGGACACGAGCGGGCGCCACAGGCAGGAGGCCGCGCTCCTGGAGGAGATGCGGCAGGTCGCGGGCGCCACGAGGCCGGACCTGGTGGTGTTGGTGATGGACGCCAGCATCGGCCAGGCCGCGTTCGAGCAGGCGCAGGCGTTCAGGCAGAGCGCCCCGGTCGGCGCCGTGATCGTCACCAAGATGGATGGCCACGCCAAGGGCGGCGGCGCGCTCAGCGCCGTCGCGGCCACGAAAAGCCCTGTGATCTTCGTCGGGACCGGAGAGCATATTCCAGACCTGGAGGCCTTCGACGCCAAGTCCTTCGTGAGCCGCCTGCTAGGCTTGGGAGACCTGTCTGGCTTCATGGACAAGATCATCCATGATGTAATTCCTGGTCCTGCTGATCACAACAGATCACCGTATCAGATTCTGGGGGAGCTGATAAAAAAGGGAAACTTCACGCTCAGAGATCTGCGCAAGCTGTTCCGGGCAGTGCAGAGTATGGGTCCTCTTGGGCAGCTCGTCTCTATGATACCTGGTGGACTCATTAGCGACAAGTACAATGACAAGGGCGGGATGAAGAGGTACATGACCATGATGGACTCCATGACTGATGCGGAGCTTGACGGGAGCAGCAGCCCGAAGCTGATGAACCAGTCGCGGATCAACCGGGTGGCTCGGGGGTCCGGCAGGCCCGTCAGGGAAGTGGTGGACATGCTGGAGGAGCACAAGCGAATGGCCAAAATGATGAGCAAGTTGCCAAACGTCAAGAGACCCAACGACATAAATCACATAGCCAATGCCATCCCTCAGGAGCTGCTCAATCGGTTTGGTGGCAAATTTGGGCTGCAGAAACTCATCAGACAAATGGGCGCCCCCCAAAGTTGATGACTATGTAAACCCTTTCAAGTCGTGGGCGCTAACCGTGCTAGCCTTACAAATGTATGTATGTAGCTATATGATAGATAGACTGTGTCGTGTGAGTACAACTCTACTCAGGTTTTGCCAGGCGTTAGTTTCTTTTTTgttcatgtttctctcttttgGGGCTTTATTATAGGCTGAACTCGTCTCATTTATTAGTATATAATCTTGGCAAAACTCCTACCAGCTTTACTTTAAAAAAAAACTGTCAAGCGTTGCTCACACTGTGTATATACTTTTTTTTATTATACTAGATATGTTGCCACCACAGCCAGGCTGTCAGCCCCTGACCAACAGGCAACAGCCCAAGTGACCATGACCGCAGCGCATGACACCAGCAGCATCAATCCAAGTCGAAAGAACCGTAAATGCCAGAAGTAATGGCAGCCATAAGCAAGCATGATTATGATCTGGCAGATCTGTACCAACACCTGAAAGCGAGCTCTGTCACAACATCAATGGCACATGCAAGGGCCTTAAACTGAGCGTGAGCAGATGAGCTACTGCCATCAAGCATGCATTATGGAACGATGATGTCGACACCGGTGATCTTTCATCCATCGCTCCTTTTTGCTTTTCTCCACATGACAATTAATTACAAAGCAACCGACAGTTTAAATAACAGATCAGAGAGTCGCAAAACAGACTTATCAGACTTACCTACTGATGGTTTACAGGATGGAACAAATCCCAAGCATCTGCTGCCTGAGCATTGTTTCAAAGACCGATCAAAACCCTGTTTAGTCCCACCTTTCAAGTCAAGGGATCTAGAGCTGTAGAGATAGGACAGCTAAAATCTAAGCgataacaagaaaaaaaaaatcacaccCGCAGATGATATGTAAAATTCGAATCATTGTTGCTGCTTCATCCACAATATAATTGGGAGCTCAGATGCTATGGAGGTGCTGGATGGCTAAGTTCATGCACCAGTTCTGGTTACAACTCCAGTCATGAAATATATTATGGTCAACAGACAAGCACCATGACTCAATGCCGCTTGCTGTCAAGCCTTGGCGATTGGCGATACGGGGAAGCAT from Miscanthus floridulus cultivar M001 unplaced genomic scaffold, ASM1932011v1 fs_187_1_2, whole genome shotgun sequence carries:
- the LOC136530724 gene encoding signal recognition particle subunit SRP54 2-like — protein: MVMSQLSGSIKGALARMSKAMVVDEKVLNDCVNEISRALLQADVRFETVRGVQASIKSTVNLQALADGTNKRRVIHRAVVAELRRMLDPGTGKPSFTPSKGRKPASVVMFVGLQGSGKTTTCVKYADYHRRTKGFSPALVCADTFRAGALDQLKQSATKAGIPFYGSHTESDPVKVAVDGVDRFRNEEGCDLIVVDTSGRHRQEAALLEEMRQVAGATRPDLVVLVMDASIGQAAFEQAQAFRQSAPVGAVIVTKMDGHAKGGGALSAVAATKSPVIFVGTGEHIPDLEAFDAKSFVSRLLGLGDLSGFMDKIIHDVIPGPADHNRSPYQILGELIKKGNFTLRDLRKLFRAVQSMGPLGQLVSMIPGGLISDKYNDKGGMKRYMTMMDSMTDAELDGSSSPKLMNQSRINRVARGSGRPVREVVDMLEEHKRMAKMMSKLPNVKRPNDINHIANAIPQELLNRFGGKFGLQKLIRQMGAPQS